The bacterium genome includes the window TGGCCGAGTCGTGGACCACGAGCCCGGACGGGAAGACCTGGACGTTCAGGCTGCGCAAAGGCATCCGGTTCCACGACGGCGTGGAGTTCACGGCAGACGACGTGGTTTTCAACATGGAGGCGGCGTTTACTCCGGGCGTTCAGACGAGCCGCCGCGACGTGCTCACGATCGCCGGCAAGCCCATCAAATGGCGGAAGATAGACGCCTACAGCGTTGAGTTCAAGACCGAGGAGCCGTTCGGGCCGTTTCTGCGGACGGTGACCTTTGGTATCCTGCCCAAACACAAGCTGGAGGCGGCGCTTGCGGCGGGCCCGGCAGAGTTCAACAAGACCTGGGGGGTGAACACGCCCCCGAGGGACATCGTGGGGACGGGGCCGTTTATCATGCAGTCGTACGTCCCCGGGGAGCGCATCGTCTTCCTTCGAAACCCCAAGTATTGGAAAGTGGACGCGGACGGGAACCGGCTCCCCTATCTCGCCCGTCACGTTCATATGATCGTTCCCAATCTCGACACGTCGCGGTTGAAGTTCCAGGCCGGTGAGACGGACGTCTACGCGGTGCGCCCTAAGGAGTTTGCGGAGTTCAAGGCCGGCGAAAAGTCCGGCAAGTACACCATCTATGAACCCGGCCCGGCGGCGGGAACGGAGTTTCTCGTCCTCAACCAGAACCCGCAAGGCGTCAAGCCCCCCAAGCTGACCTGGTTCTCAAACACCAGGTTCCGGCAGGCGATCTCCTACGCCATCGACCGGGGCGCGATCGCCAACCAGGTTTACGGTGGGCGGGCCCACCCACAGTTCGGCCCGGTGACTCCCGCCAACAAGTTCTTCTTTAACCCTAAGGTCATGCCGTATCCCTACGACCTGCGGCGGACGGAGGTGTTGCTGGCCGAAGCCGGGTTTAAGAAGGGGCCC containing:
- a CDS encoding ABC transporter substrate-binding protein, producing AESWTTSPDGKTWTFRLRKGIRFHDGVEFTADDVVFNMEAAFTPGVQTSRRDVLTIAGKPIKWRKIDAYSVEFKTEEPFGPFLRTVTFGILPKHKLEAALAAGPAEFNKTWGVNTPPRDIVGTGPFIMQSYVPGERIVFLRNPKYWKVDADGNRLPYLARHVHMIVPNLDTSRLKFQAGETDVYAVRPKEFAEFKAGEKSGKYTIYEPGPAAGTEFLVLNQNPQGVKPPKLTWFSNTRFRQAISYAIDRGAIANQVYGGRAHPQFGPVTPANKFFFNPKVMPYPYDLRRTEVLLAEAGFKKGPDGALRDASGNVVEFSLSTNSENTERVAIGNLVRQDFAKLGINVTFAPEAFNTLVGKLTGTFNWEAIILGFTAGLDPHTAQNIWKSTGSLHEWHPKEEKPATTWEAEIDRLFDQAATTVDQNRRKLLYGRWQEIVAEQQPLIYFVNTLTSTAARNTLANIRPSPFSFGAGGVGWNIEQIFYTVPFR